In the Prosthecomicrobium sp. N25 genome, one interval contains:
- a CDS encoding TetR/AcrR family transcriptional regulator: MARPKAVDHDDKRSALLRAAARLFADAGYDRSSMAEVAKACGVSKALVYHYYVSKDVLLHDIIRQHLEELVEAVETANGRDLPPRERLERLAVALLEAYRDADAEHKIQINELKKLPREQQDEIRALERRLVAVFADAIAAAVPALAGTPLLKPVTMSLFGMLNWHYLWFRPGGPISRQDYARIAVRLATEGARGLPDAV; encoded by the coding sequence ATGGCGAGACCGAAGGCGGTCGATCACGACGACAAGCGCAGCGCGCTGCTGCGCGCCGCCGCGCGGCTCTTCGCCGATGCCGGCTACGACCGCTCCTCGATGGCCGAGGTCGCCAAGGCCTGCGGGGTCTCCAAGGCGCTCGTCTACCACTACTACGTCTCCAAGGACGTGCTGCTCCACGACATCATCCGCCAGCACCTGGAGGAACTGGTCGAGGCCGTCGAGACCGCCAACGGCCGCGACCTGCCGCCCCGCGAGCGGCTGGAGCGCCTCGCCGTGGCCCTGCTCGAGGCCTACCGGGACGCCGACGCCGAGCACAAGATCCAGATCAACGAGCTGAAGAAGCTGCCGCGCGAGCAGCAGGACGAGATCCGCGCCCTGGAGCGCCGCCTGGTGGCGGTCTTCGCCGACGCGATCGCGGCGGCCGTCCCGGCGCTCGCCGGCACGCCGCTCCTGAAGCCCGTCACCATGAGCCTCTTCGGCATGCTGAACTGGCACTACCTGTGGTTCCGGCCCGGGGGCCCGATCAGCCGTCAGGACTATGCCCGCATTGCCGTCCGCCTCGCCACCGAGGGCGCCAGGGGCCTGCCGGACGCGGTCTGA
- the paaK gene encoding phenylacetate--CoA ligase PaaK, producing MYADIVPSRSILDPIEVASRDEIAALQTERMAWTLRHAYENVPHYRRKFDAHGVHPDDFRRLEDLARFPFTTKADLRENYPFGMFAVPREQVVRVHASSGTTGKPTVVGYTARDIDTWASVVARSIRASGGRPGMKIHVAYGYGLFTGGLGAHYGAEKLGCTVIPVSGGMTERQVQLIQDFEPDIIMVTPSYMLAILDEYRAKGLDARASSLKVGIFGAEPWTNAMRQEIENAFDMHAVDIYGLSEVMGPGVANECVETKDGLHIWEDHFYPEIIDPATGAVLPDGAKGELVFTSLTKEAMPVIRYRTRDLTTLLPGTARAMRRMEKITGRSDDMMIVRGVNVFPTQIEEQILKCAGLSAHYYVELTREGRMDEMTIHCEALPDHAEEAERAASAAELRHHVKSIIGVSAKVLVGTPGTVERSAGKARRVVDRRPKEA from the coding sequence ATGTACGCGGACATCGTCCCGAGCCGCAGCATCCTGGACCCGATCGAGGTCGCCTCGCGCGACGAGATCGCGGCCCTGCAGACCGAGCGCATGGCCTGGACGCTCCGGCACGCCTACGAGAACGTGCCCCACTACCGGCGCAAGTTCGACGCCCACGGCGTCCATCCGGACGACTTCCGGCGCCTCGAGGACCTCGCCCGGTTCCCCTTCACCACCAAGGCGGACCTGCGGGAGAACTATCCCTTCGGCATGTTCGCCGTGCCGCGCGAACAGGTCGTCCGCGTCCACGCCTCCTCGGGCACGACCGGCAAGCCGACCGTCGTCGGCTACACGGCCCGCGACATCGACACCTGGGCCTCGGTCGTCGCCCGCTCGATCCGGGCCTCCGGCGGGCGGCCGGGCATGAAGATCCATGTCGCCTACGGCTACGGCCTCTTCACCGGCGGCCTCGGCGCCCACTACGGCGCCGAGAAGCTCGGCTGCACCGTCATCCCCGTCTCGGGCGGCATGACCGAGCGCCAGGTCCAGCTGATCCAGGACTTCGAGCCCGACATCATCATGGTGACGCCGAGCTACATGCTGGCGATCCTCGACGAGTACCGCGCCAAGGGCCTGGACGCCCGCGCCTCGTCCCTCAAGGTCGGCATCTTCGGCGCCGAGCCCTGGACCAACGCCATGCGGCAGGAGATCGAGAACGCCTTCGACATGCACGCCGTCGACATCTACGGCCTGTCCGAGGTCATGGGCCCGGGCGTCGCCAACGAATGCGTGGAGACGAAGGACGGCCTGCACATCTGGGAGGACCACTTCTACCCGGAGATCATCGACCCGGCGACCGGCGCGGTCCTGCCCGACGGCGCCAAGGGCGAGCTCGTCTTCACCTCCCTCACCAAGGAGGCCATGCCGGTCATCCGCTACCGCACCCGCGACCTGACGACCCTCCTGCCCGGCACGGCCCGCGCCATGCGGCGGATGGAGAAGATCACCGGGCGGTCGGACGACATGATGATCGTCCGCGGCGTCAACGTCTTCCCGACCCAGATCGAGGAGCAGATCCTGAAGTGCGCGGGCCTGTCGGCGCACTACTATGTCGAGCTCACCCGCGAGGGCCGCATGGACGAGATGACGATCCACTGCGAGGCGCTGCCCGACCACGCCGAGGAGGCCGAGCGCGCCGCGAGCGCCGCCGAGCTCCGCCACCACGTCAAGAGCATCATCGGCGTCAGCGCCAAGGTTCTGGTCGGCACGCCGGGCACCGTCGAGCGGTCCGCCGGCAAGGCGCGGCGTGTCGTCGACCGCCGGCCGAAGGAGGCGTGA
- the paaI gene encoding hydroxyphenylacetyl-CoA thioesterase PaaI → MADKLSPDALARACAEIMWADDSASRGLAMALDEVGPGRSVLTMTVTDAMVNGHGICHGGYIFTLADSAFAFACNTYNQHTVAQGCQITYLAPGRLGDRLTARAVERRRFGRSGIYDVTVSRQDGTVLAEFRGQSRTIKGVFLPDQVEASEKG, encoded by the coding sequence ATGGCCGACAAGCTCTCCCCCGACGCCCTCGCGCGCGCCTGCGCGGAGATCATGTGGGCCGACGACAGCGCCTCGCGCGGCCTCGCCATGGCGCTCGACGAGGTCGGCCCGGGCCGCTCGGTGCTCACCATGACGGTGACCGACGCCATGGTGAACGGCCACGGCATCTGCCACGGCGGCTACATCTTCACGCTCGCCGACTCGGCCTTCGCCTTCGCGTGCAACACCTACAACCAGCACACGGTCGCCCAGGGCTGCCAGATCACCTACCTGGCCCCCGGCCGCCTCGGCGACCGGCTGACCGCCCGTGCCGTGGAGCGCCGCCGCTTCGGCCGCTCCGGCATCTACGACGTCACCGTTTCGCGCCAGGACGGCACCGTGCTCGCCGAGTTCCGCGGCCAGTCCCGCACCATCAAGGGCGTCTTCCTGCCGGATCAGGTCGAGGCCAGCGAGAAGGGCTGA
- the paaG gene encoding 2-(1,2-epoxy-1,2-dihydrophenyl)acetyl-CoA isomerase PaaG, protein MSETASPAGAPPVLTEDGPGWRRIVLNRPDRLNSFNDALHAALREALEAAAADTSVRAVILTGAGRGFSAGQDLSDRVFDPAGPGPDLAATLDRNYNPLVRRLRAMPVPVIAAVNGVAAGAGANVALACDVVLAARSAKFIQAFSKIGLVPDSGGTWTLPRLVGRARAYALAALAEPVPAETAEAWGMIWRAVDDAALAAEAEALAARLAGMPTGALVTLREGLDHAETATLDLQLDWERDNQAALGRSADYREGVAAFLEKRAPKFTGRS, encoded by the coding sequence ATGAGCGAGACCGCATCCCCCGCGGGCGCGCCCCCCGTCCTCACCGAGGACGGCCCCGGCTGGCGCCGGATCGTCCTGAACCGGCCCGATCGGCTGAACAGCTTCAACGATGCCCTGCACGCTGCCCTGCGCGAGGCGCTTGAGGCCGCCGCCGCCGACACGTCGGTGCGGGCCGTGATCCTGACCGGCGCCGGCCGCGGCTTCTCGGCCGGCCAGGACCTGTCCGACCGGGTCTTCGACCCCGCCGGACCCGGGCCCGACCTCGCCGCCACCCTCGACAGGAACTACAACCCGCTCGTCCGCCGCCTGCGCGCCATGCCGGTCCCGGTGATCGCCGCCGTCAACGGCGTCGCCGCCGGCGCCGGCGCCAACGTCGCGCTCGCCTGCGACGTGGTCCTGGCGGCGCGCTCCGCGAAGTTCATCCAGGCCTTCTCGAAGATCGGCCTCGTGCCGGACTCCGGCGGCACCTGGACGCTGCCCCGCCTCGTCGGCCGGGCCCGGGCCTACGCGCTCGCGGCCCTCGCCGAGCCCGTGCCGGCCGAGACCGCCGAGGCCTGGGGCATGATCTGGCGCGCCGTTGACGACGCTGCCCTCGCCGCCGAGGCCGAGGCCCTGGCGGCCCGGCTCGCCGGCATGCCGACGGGCGCCCTGGTGACCCTCCGGGAGGGTCTCGACCACGCCGAGACCGCCACCCTGGACCTGCAGCTCGACTGGGAGCGCGACAACCAGGCCGCCCTTGGCCGCTCCGCCGACTATCGGGAGGGCGTCGCCGCCTTCCTGGAGAAACGGGCGCCGAAGTTCACCGGACGGAGCTGA
- the paaN gene encoding phenylacetic acid degradation protein PaaN, with protein MSAFFDAHAGLLKAAVEAARTRGYWSAYPEVPSGKIYGESAKADGEAAFRDLLGKPFPLDQRAEAQVGAESSPYGFALGITYPSVPAAALVVASEQARPGWARASVEDRVGVALEILARLNRQSFLIANAVQHTSGQAFMMAFQAGGPHAQDRGLEAVAYAYDEMARIPGAVTWTKPAGKVSLVLDKSFRIVPRGTALVIGCATFPTWNSYPGLFASLVTGNSVIVKPHPGAILPLAITVRIAREVLREAGFDENVVQLAPDTAEAPITKDLVLHPRVAIIDFTGSPAFGEWVRENARGKQVYTEEAGVNSIVLDSTDDFRGLTGNIAFSLSLYTGQMCTAPQNIFVPRDGIETPEGRKSFDEVAEGLKTAIDRLLGDPERAAAVLGAVQSEATLERVAAAATRGRVIRRAERVAIPGFEGARAITPLLVAVEAADEPVYTVECFGPIAYLVATESTEDSIRRAAETARAKGAITASLYTTRDAVAAAAEDAFAAAGVALSINLTGQVFVNQSAAFSDYHVSGGNPAGNASLTDTAFVANRFRVATVRRQAAA; from the coding sequence ATGAGCGCCTTTTTCGACGCCCACGCGGGCCTGCTGAAGGCCGCCGTCGAGGCCGCGCGGACGCGCGGCTACTGGAGCGCCTACCCGGAGGTGCCCTCGGGCAAGATCTACGGCGAGAGCGCAAAGGCCGACGGCGAGGCGGCGTTCCGCGACCTCCTCGGCAAGCCCTTCCCGCTCGACCAGCGCGCCGAGGCGCAAGTGGGCGCCGAGAGCTCGCCCTACGGCTTCGCGCTCGGGATCACGTATCCGAGCGTCCCCGCCGCCGCGCTGGTGGTGGCCTCCGAACAGGCCCGGCCGGGCTGGGCGCGGGCGAGCGTGGAGGACCGGGTCGGGGTCGCGCTGGAGATCCTGGCGCGGCTCAACCGGCAGAGCTTCCTCATCGCCAATGCGGTGCAGCACACGTCCGGCCAGGCTTTCATGATGGCCTTCCAGGCGGGCGGGCCGCATGCGCAGGACCGGGGGCTGGAGGCCGTCGCGTATGCGTATGACGAGATGGCCAGGATCCCCGGCGCGGTGACCTGGACGAAGCCGGCCGGCAAGGTGAGCCTCGTCCTCGACAAGTCGTTCCGGATCGTGCCGCGCGGCACCGCGCTCGTCATCGGCTGCGCGACCTTCCCGACCTGGAACAGCTACCCGGGACTGTTCGCCTCGCTGGTCACCGGCAACAGCGTGATCGTGAAGCCGCATCCGGGCGCGATCCTGCCGCTCGCCATCACGGTCCGGATCGCGCGCGAGGTGCTGCGGGAGGCCGGGTTCGACGAGAACGTGGTGCAGCTGGCGCCGGACACCGCCGAGGCGCCGATCACCAAGGACCTGGTGCTGCATCCGCGCGTCGCGATCATCGACTTCACCGGGTCGCCGGCCTTCGGCGAATGGGTCCGCGAGAACGCCCGGGGCAAGCAGGTCTACACCGAGGAGGCCGGGGTCAACTCGATCGTCCTCGACTCGACCGACGACTTCCGCGGGCTGACGGGCAACATCGCCTTCTCGCTCTCCCTCTACACCGGCCAGATGTGCACGGCCCCGCAGAACATCTTCGTGCCGCGGGACGGCATCGAGACCCCGGAGGGGCGGAAGAGCTTCGACGAGGTGGCGGAGGGCCTGAAGACGGCGATCGACCGGCTGCTGGGGGACCCGGAGCGGGCCGCGGCGGTGCTCGGCGCCGTGCAGAGCGAGGCGACCCTCGAACGGGTCGCGGCGGCGGCGACCCGCGGCCGGGTGATCCGGCGGGCCGAGCGGGTGGCGATCCCGGGCTTCGAGGGCGCGCGGGCGATCACGCCGCTCCTGGTCGCCGTAGAGGCGGCGGACGAGCCGGTCTACACCGTCGAATGCTTCGGACCGATCGCCTACCTGGTGGCGACGGAGTCCACCGAGGATTCGATCCGGCGCGCCGCCGAAACCGCCAGGGCCAAGGGCGCCATCACGGCGAGCCTCTACACGACCCGGGACGCGGTCGCGGCCGCGGCCGAGGACGCCTTCGCGGCGGCCGGGGTGGCGCTCTCGATCAATCTCACGGGCCAGGTCTTCGTGAACCAGTCGGCGGCCTTCTCGGACTACCATGTGTCGGGGGGCAACCCGGCCGGCAACGCCAGCCTGACCGACACGGCCTTCGTGGCGAACCGCTTCCGCGTCGCCACGGTGCGGCGGCAGGCGGCGGCCTGA
- a CDS encoding ABC transporter substrate-binding protein codes for MGAAALAATLAGPSGAQETIKIGSVVSATGPASFLGDPADRTLKLYVERLNAAGGINGKKLQLVTYDDGGDANKAKTFAQRLVEEDKVVAMVGGSTTGTTLAMMPVFEDAEVPFISLGGAIEIIEPVRKFTFKTPHTDKMACEKIFDDAKKRGTTKIGMISGTGGFGASMRKQCQGVASKFGVEIVADETYGPKDTDVTPQLTKIKNTAGVQAVVNADFGQGPAIVTRNYRQLGITLPFYQSHGVASKQFIDLAGEAANGVRLPASALLVADKLPDSDPQKKVVLDYKTTFEETTKQPVSTFGGHAYDGLIMVVDALKRTNSTDPKKLRDAIEQTKGLMGTAGVINMTPTDHMGLDLTAFRMLEIKNGDWALAN; via the coding sequence ATGGGCGCGGCCGCGCTCGCCGCGACGCTGGCGGGCCCTTCCGGCGCGCAGGAGACCATCAAGATCGGTTCCGTCGTCAGCGCCACCGGGCCGGCTTCGTTCCTCGGCGATCCGGCCGACCGGACGCTGAAGCTCTACGTCGAGCGCCTCAACGCGGCGGGCGGGATCAACGGCAAGAAGCTGCAGCTCGTCACCTACGACGACGGCGGCGACGCCAACAAGGCGAAGACCTTCGCGCAGCGCCTCGTCGAGGAGGACAAGGTGGTCGCCATGGTGGGCGGCTCCACGACGGGCACGACGCTCGCCATGATGCCGGTCTTCGAGGACGCCGAGGTGCCCTTCATCTCGCTCGGCGGCGCGATCGAGATCATCGAGCCGGTCCGCAAGTTCACCTTCAAGACGCCGCACACCGACAAGATGGCCTGCGAGAAGATCTTCGACGACGCCAAGAAGCGCGGCACGACGAAGATCGGGATGATCTCCGGCACGGGCGGCTTCGGGGCCTCCATGCGCAAGCAGTGCCAGGGCGTGGCGTCGAAGTTCGGGGTCGAGATCGTCGCGGACGAGACCTACGGCCCGAAGGATACGGACGTCACCCCGCAGCTCACCAAGATCAAGAACACCGCCGGCGTGCAGGCGGTGGTCAACGCGGACTTTGGCCAGGGGCCGGCGATCGTCACCCGCAACTACCGCCAGCTCGGGATCACCCTGCCCTTCTACCAGAGCCACGGCGTCGCCTCGAAGCAGTTCATCGACCTTGCCGGGGAAGCGGCCAACGGGGTCCGGCTGCCCGCCTCCGCGCTGCTCGTCGCCGACAAGCTGCCGGACAGCGATCCGCAGAAGAAGGTCGTGCTCGACTACAAGACGACATTCGAGGAAACCACCAAGCAGCCCGTCTCGACCTTCGGCGGGCATGCGTATGACGGGCTCATCATGGTGGTCGACGCCCTGAAGCGGACCAACTCGACCGATCCGAAGAAGTTGCGCGACGCCATCGAGCAGACCAAGGGCCTGATGGGCACGGCGGGCGTCATCAACATGACGCCGACTGACCACATGGGGCTGGACCTGACGGCCTTCCGGATGCTCGAGATCAAGAACGGCGACTGGGCCCTGGCGAACTGA
- a CDS encoding branched-chain amino acid ABC transporter permease: MAELLQFLFSGLTVGAVYALVALGFTIIYNASDVVNFAQGEFVMLGGMGTVFLAAAGLPLPVAAVLAIVMAVLVGLGLFLFAIQPARGASPVTLIIITIGASIALRGAAQIVFDKQFHRLPSFSGDAPIHVLGATLLPQSLWVIGGAVVIVIALWGFFSRTLTGKAVLATAANRLAANLVGIDTRFVVGLSFAVSAAIGAVAGILVTPITLTSYEVGTMLALKGFAAAMLGGMGNPVGAVTGGLMIGLMESLGAGYLSSTYKDAIAFLVILGVLFVMPGGLFGAKSVERV, encoded by the coding sequence ATGGCCGAGTTGCTGCAGTTCCTCTTCTCGGGCCTGACGGTCGGCGCGGTCTACGCGCTGGTCGCGCTCGGATTCACGATCATCTACAACGCCTCCGACGTGGTGAACTTCGCGCAAGGGGAGTTCGTCATGCTGGGCGGGATGGGGACCGTGTTCCTGGCCGCGGCCGGGCTGCCGCTGCCGGTGGCGGCGGTCCTGGCGATCGTGATGGCGGTCCTGGTCGGGCTCGGGCTGTTCCTCTTCGCCATCCAGCCGGCGCGCGGGGCCTCGCCGGTGACGCTCATCATCATCACCATCGGGGCCTCGATCGCGCTGCGCGGCGCGGCCCAGATCGTCTTCGACAAGCAGTTCCACCGCCTGCCGTCCTTCTCGGGCGACGCGCCGATCCACGTGCTCGGGGCGACGCTGCTGCCGCAGAGCCTCTGGGTGATCGGCGGCGCGGTCGTCATCGTCATCGCGCTCTGGGGCTTCTTCAGCCGCACGCTGACCGGCAAGGCCGTGCTGGCGACCGCCGCCAACCGGCTCGCCGCGAACCTCGTCGGCATCGACACGCGCTTCGTGGTCGGCCTCTCCTTCGCGGTCTCGGCCGCGATCGGGGCGGTCGCCGGCATCCTGGTGACGCCGATCACCCTGACCTCCTACGAGGTCGGCACCATGCTGGCTCTCAAGGGCTTCGCGGCCGCCATGCTGGGTGGCATGGGCAACCCTGTCGGGGCGGTGACGGGCGGGCTGATGATCGGCCTCATGGAGTCGCTCGGCGCCGGCTATCTCTCGTCGACCTACAAGGACGCGATCGCATTCCTGGTCATCCTCGGCGTCCTGTTCGTCATGCCCGGCGGCCTGTTCGGCGCCAAGTCGGTGGAGCGCGTCTGA
- a CDS encoding branched-chain amino acid ABC transporter permease, translating into MPPRLRRLLPVLIIAAAVVLLPFGLTSAYQIRVATLVFTGGLTVIGLNLLMGYAGQVSLGHAGFGGIGAYAVAILPTHFGVHPLLAFLIGITAAGLVAYLVGRPILRLKGHYLAVATLGMGILIAMVIQNEAAWTGGPDGMQVPRMELFGWRVRGAETWYWICGAFLVLGALLAVNLIDSPTGRALRAIHDSEVAARVLGVDVARAKLVVFTVSAVYAATGGALLAFVNAFVTPDIAGFLHSVELVTMVVLGGLGSIVGSVVGAAILVVLPQVLTVFHEFEHLAIGLIMIAVMIFMRAGVVPTLAARFAGSRA; encoded by the coding sequence ATGCCGCCCCGGCTCCGCCGCCTCCTGCCCGTCCTGATCATCGCCGCCGCGGTGGTCCTGCTGCCGTTCGGGCTCACCTCCGCCTACCAGATCCGTGTCGCCACGCTGGTCTTCACCGGCGGGCTGACCGTCATCGGCCTCAACCTGCTGATGGGCTACGCCGGGCAGGTCAGCCTCGGGCATGCCGGCTTCGGGGGCATCGGGGCCTATGCGGTCGCGATCCTGCCGACCCATTTCGGCGTGCATCCGCTCCTGGCCTTCCTGATCGGCATCACGGCGGCCGGGCTCGTGGCCTACCTAGTCGGCCGGCCGATCCTCAGGCTCAAGGGCCACTATCTCGCGGTCGCGACGCTCGGCATGGGCATCCTGATCGCGATGGTGATCCAGAACGAGGCGGCGTGGACGGGCGGGCCGGACGGCATGCAGGTGCCGCGCATGGAGCTCTTCGGCTGGCGTGTTCGCGGGGCGGAGACCTGGTACTGGATCTGCGGCGCCTTCCTGGTTCTCGGCGCCCTCCTGGCCGTCAACCTGATCGACAGCCCGACCGGGCGGGCGCTTCGGGCGATCCACGATTCGGAGGTCGCGGCGCGCGTTCTGGGCGTGGACGTGGCGCGCGCCAAGCTCGTCGTCTTCACGGTCTCGGCCGTCTACGCGGCGACCGGGGGCGCGCTGCTCGCCTTCGTGAACGCCTTCGTGACGCCGGACATCGCCGGGTTCCTGCACTCGGTCGAACTCGTCACCATGGTGGTGCTCGGCGGCCTGGGGTCGATCGTCGGCTCGGTCGTGGGCGCCGCGATCCTGGTCGTGCTGCCGCAGGTGCTGACCGTCTTCCACGAGTTCGAGCACCTCGCCATCGGGCTCATCATGATCGCGGTCATGATCTTCATGCGGGCGGGCGTCGTGCCGACGCTCGCCGCCCGTTTCGCGGGGAGCCGGGCATGA
- a CDS encoding ABC transporter ATP-binding protein, producing MTAILELSDLSIAFGGLKALSNVSFRVDKGEIFSVIGPNGAGKTTLFNIVSGVYRPNSGAIRLKGETVTGEPPHRLAARGLSRSFQNLQIFGRMTAAENVMVGRHMQESRNVVAHLLGLPSVRRENRASADRARDLLDLIGLGPQAELPAGSLPYGAAKRLEIARAMATDPAVLLLDEPAAGCNPVETDEIEAVIRKIAGLGVTVVLVEHDMKLVMRISDRIHVLNYGETLAEGRPADIRSNPKVIEAYLGHHGSKEAARA from the coding sequence ATGACCGCGATCCTCGAGCTCTCCGACCTGTCGATCGCGTTCGGCGGCCTCAAGGCCCTGTCGAACGTGTCGTTCCGGGTCGACAAGGGGGAGATCTTCTCGGTGATCGGCCCGAACGGCGCGGGCAAGACGACGCTCTTCAACATCGTGTCGGGCGTCTACCGGCCGAACAGCGGCGCGATCCGCCTCAAGGGCGAGACCGTGACGGGGGAGCCACCGCACCGGCTGGCCGCCCGCGGCCTGTCGCGCAGCTTCCAGAACCTGCAGATCTTCGGCCGGATGACGGCGGCCGAGAACGTCATGGTCGGGCGCCACATGCAGGAGAGCCGGAACGTCGTGGCGCATCTGCTCGGCCTGCCCTCGGTGCGGCGCGAGAACCGGGCGAGCGCGGACCGGGCCCGCGACCTGCTCGACCTGATCGGCCTCGGGCCGCAGGCCGAGCTCCCCGCCGGATCGCTGCCCTACGGCGCGGCCAAGCGGCTCGAGATCGCGCGCGCGATGGCGACCGACCCGGCCGTCCTCCTCCTCGACGAACCGGCGGCGGGCTGCAACCCGGTCGAGACGGACGAGATCGAGGCGGTGATCCGCAAGATCGCCGGGCTCGGGGTGACGGTGGTGCTCGTGGAGCACGACATGAAGCTCGTGATGCGCATCTCCGACCGGATCCACGTGCTCAACTACGGCGAGACACTCGCGGAGGGGCGGCCGGCCGACATCCGGTCGAACCCCAAGGTTATCGAGGCCTATCTCGGCCACCACGGCTCCAAGGAGGCGGCCCGTGCCTGA
- a CDS encoding ABC transporter ATP-binding protein, with product MPERALLEVADLASAYGRVEALKGVSLRVGAGEIVSLVGGNGAGKTTLLRAVSGVQPVRRGRILFDGTDITRLAPHARVRLGIAQVPEGRQIFGPLSIEDNLRLGAYLRADTEIAADMADVYAMFPVLKERRRNPAGGLSGGQQQMLAIGRALMSRPKLLLLDEPSMGLAPILVDQIFETVASLKGRGMTIFLVEQNAAAALAIADRGYVIETGHIAHEGAARDLLADDRVRAAYLGL from the coding sequence GTGCCTGAGCGCGCACTCCTGGAGGTCGCGGACCTCGCCTCCGCGTATGGCCGGGTCGAGGCGCTGAAGGGCGTCTCGCTGCGGGTCGGGGCGGGCGAGATCGTCAGCCTGGTCGGCGGCAACGGGGCGGGCAAGACCACGCTGCTGCGGGCCGTCTCGGGCGTGCAGCCGGTCCGGCGCGGCCGAATCCTGTTCGACGGCACGGACATCACCCGGCTCGCCCCGCACGCGCGGGTGCGGCTCGGGATCGCGCAGGTGCCGGAGGGGCGCCAGATCTTCGGCCCGCTGTCGATCGAGGACAACCTGAGGCTCGGAGCCTACCTCAGGGCCGACACGGAGATCGCGGCCGACATGGCCGACGTCTACGCCATGTTTCCGGTCCTCAAGGAGCGGCGCCGCAATCCGGCCGGCGGCCTCTCGGGCGGGCAGCAGCAGATGCTGGCGATCGGCCGGGCCCTGATGAGCCGGCCGAAGCTCCTGCTCCTGGACGAGCCGTCGATGGGGCTGGCGCCGATCCTGGTCGACCAGATCTTCGAGACGGTGGCCTCCCTCAAGGGGCGGGGCATGACCATCTTCCTGGTGGAGCAGAATGCCGCGGCGGCGCTCGCCATCGCGGACCGGGGCTACGTCATCGAGACCGGCCACATCGCCCACGAGGGCGCCGCGCGCGACCTTCTCGCCGACGACCGGGTGCGCGCCGCCTACCTGGGGCTCTGA
- a CDS encoding cold-shock protein, translated as MATGKVKWFNAQKGYGFIQPDDGGKDVFVHISAVERAGIYELAEGQPISYEVLVDRRTGRSSAGNLVVKQSA; from the coding sequence ATGGCGACCGGAAAAGTGAAGTGGTTCAACGCGCAGAAGGGCTACGGATTCATCCAGCCCGACGACGGCGGAAAGGACGTGTTCGTCCACATCAGTGCCGTCGAGCGCGCCGGCATCTACGAGCTTGCAGAAGGTCAGCCGATCTCCTACGAAGTGCTCGTGGATCGCCGCACCGGTCGGTCCTCGGCCGGCAACCTGGTCGTCAAGCAGTCTGCCTGA